From the genome of Oscillatoria sp. FACHB-1407, one region includes:
- a CDS encoding baeRF7 domain-containing protein: MLSIDELKELLQPQGLCVSIFMPMHRAGSEVQQNPIRFKDLIKQAEDQLQAHDMRRTDAVALLEPAHSLDQTDFWENQDEGLAVFIAEGWFRYYKLPMRFEELVVVSDRFHLKPLIPLLNRDGEFYILALSQKQVRFFEGSRYSIKQVEIENLPQNIDETLQYDETAQEGQFRINTSKGGTNNPFQRSGSYHGQGAPDRDYHNRDILQFFHQIDAALHPFLKDKRAPLVLVGVEYLLPIYREANTYQHLLEEGVTESPKVVSPEELHDQAWAIVEPCLMQQEQVAIEYYQNLSATGKTSTDLKEAVSGAYYGRVEQLFVAVGRQRWGNFDPDSNELHMHETAEPGDEDLLNAAALQTLLNGGTVYAVEPEKVPDSALVAAVFRY; encoded by the coding sequence ATGCTGTCAATTGATGAGCTTAAAGAGTTACTTCAACCTCAAGGGCTTTGCGTTTCGATATTCATGCCGATGCATCGGGCTGGGTCTGAAGTGCAGCAAAATCCAATTCGATTTAAGGATTTGATCAAACAAGCGGAAGATCAACTGCAAGCCCATGATATGCGACGCACGGATGCTGTAGCGTTGTTGGAACCTGCTCACTCATTGGATCAGACAGATTTTTGGGAGAACCAGGACGAGGGATTAGCGGTATTTATTGCAGAGGGTTGGTTCCGTTATTACAAACTACCAATGCGATTTGAAGAACTCGTTGTCGTGAGCGATCGCTTCCATCTAAAACCACTGATTCCACTCCTCAATCGAGACGGTGAGTTTTATATTCTGGCATTGAGTCAGAAGCAGGTGCGATTCTTTGAGGGCAGTCGTTACAGCATTAAGCAAGTTGAAATTGAAAACTTACCTCAAAATATTGACGAAACACTGCAATACGACGAGACTGCCCAGGAAGGACAGTTTCGCATCAACACCTCCAAAGGTGGGACGAACAATCCGTTCCAACGGTCTGGCAGCTATCATGGGCAGGGCGCACCCGATCGCGACTACCACAACCGCGACATTCTGCAATTCTTCCATCAAATCGATGCTGCACTGCATCCCTTCCTGAAAGACAAGCGTGCTCCGTTGGTGTTAGTTGGGGTTGAATACTTACTGCCCATCTATCGTGAAGCAAACACCTATCAGCATTTGCTGGAGGAAGGGGTGACTGAAAGCCCCAAAGTTGTTAGTCCTGAAGAGTTGCACGATCAGGCATGGGCGATCGTTGAACCCTGTCTGATGCAACAGGAACAGGTGGCAATTGAGTATTATCAAAATCTGTCGGCAACTGGAAAAACATCCACTGACTTAAAGGAAGCTGTGTCTGGAGCCTATTACGGACGAGTTGAACAGCTATTTGTGGCGGTGGGCAGACAGCGATGGGGCAACTTTGATCCCGATAGCAACGAGTTGCACATGCATGAAACTGCGGAACCTGGGGATGAGGATTTGCTCAATGCAGCCGCACTACAAACCCTGCTAAATGGCGGCACCGTATATGCAGTTGAGCCGGAGAAAGTCCCTGACTCCGCACTGGTTGCAGCGGTGTTTCGGTATTAA
- a CDS encoding HAD family hydrolase: protein MRYLAIAFDYDGTLATDGRVDDQTIDALERAKASGRKLILVTGRHLEDLLESFPRIDLFDLTVLENGALLYRPATREERPLGDRPSEAFVQALRDRQVDPLAIGRVIVATWHPHETTVMEVIRDLGLELQVIFNKGAVMVLPSGMNKATGLQAALEELGLSAHNTVGVGDAENDHAFLNWCECSVAVANALPTLKEKADWVTTGARGAGVVELIDRLIACDLSELDDQLERHNILLGTTIEQNTPLYMKPYRESILLAGTSGSGKSTLATEILERLSEQGYQFCIIDPEGDYENLSGAVMVGDARQVPNEKELLSLLHQSGQNVVVNLLRLALDQRPAFFTKLLPQLQELRVKTGRPHWLIVDEAHHLMPTSWQQTGLALPQELDRMIFITVHPDHVSPAALSSLTAIVALGETPDQTIQSFAGAINQPAPEMPALTLKSGEALAWFRHTELAPIHFCVAPPQTEHHRHRRLYAEGELGDDKCFYFRGKDGKLNLRAQNLVLFMQLAEGVDDETWLYHLQQGDYSNWFRVAIKDEGLAAEAEYIEGLSDVSPEKSRALIKAEIEQRYTLPI from the coding sequence ATGCGATATTTGGCGATCGCCTTCGATTACGATGGCACTCTAGCAACGGATGGACGAGTTGATGATCAAACAATTGATGCACTGGAGCGAGCAAAAGCATCCGGGCGAAAGTTGATTTTAGTGACCGGGCGACACCTGGAAGATTTGCTGGAGTCCTTTCCGCGCATCGATTTGTTTGATTTGACCGTGTTAGAGAATGGGGCGTTGTTATATCGTCCCGCTACCCGTGAGGAACGACCCCTGGGCGATCGCCCCTCAGAGGCGTTTGTGCAAGCGTTGCGCGATCGCCAGGTCGATCCGTTAGCGATAGGGCGCGTCATTGTCGCAACCTGGCATCCCCATGAGACAACGGTGATGGAGGTGATCCGCGACCTGGGATTGGAGTTGCAGGTGATCTTCAACAAAGGGGCAGTCATGGTCTTGCCGTCCGGCATGAACAAAGCGACAGGATTGCAAGCAGCATTAGAAGAACTGGGGTTATCTGCTCACAATACAGTTGGGGTAGGGGATGCAGAAAACGATCATGCGTTTCTCAATTGGTGCGAATGTTCGGTGGCAGTTGCTAATGCACTGCCGACCCTCAAAGAAAAAGCCGATTGGGTGACAACAGGTGCGCGTGGAGCAGGGGTTGTAGAACTGATCGATCGCCTGATTGCTTGCGATTTGAGTGAACTGGATGACCAGTTAGAGCGGCACAACATTTTGTTAGGAACAACCATCGAGCAAAATACTCCCCTCTATATGAAGCCTTATCGGGAGAGCATCTTGCTGGCAGGCACTTCTGGTAGTGGTAAATCGACTCTGGCAACTGAAATTTTGGAACGGTTGTCAGAGCAGGGCTATCAGTTTTGCATTATTGATCCCGAAGGCGATTATGAAAACTTGAGTGGAGCAGTAATGGTGGGCGATGCGCGTCAGGTGCCCAACGAGAAAGAACTGCTATCCCTCCTGCATCAATCGGGGCAAAATGTCGTTGTTAACCTGTTAAGGTTAGCTCTTGACCAGCGTCCTGCCTTTTTTACGAAACTGTTGCCGCAACTGCAAGAGTTGCGAGTCAAAACCGGACGTCCCCACTGGTTGATCGTCGATGAGGCACATCACCTGATGCCGACCTCCTGGCAACAGACCGGACTGGCACTACCCCAAGAGCTAGACCGGATGATCTTCATCACCGTACATCCCGATCATGTCTCTCCGGCAGCGTTGTCCTCTTTGACAGCGATCGTTGCGCTGGGGGAAACTCCTGACCAAACCATTCAATCCTTTGCTGGAGCAATTAACCAACCTGCACCCGAAATGCCTGCTCTGACTCTAAAATCCGGGGAAGCATTGGCATGGTTTCGCCACACGGAACTGGCTCCCATTCACTTTTGCGTCGCGCCACCCCAAACCGAGCACCATCGGCACCGTCGCCTCTATGCCGAGGGAGAACTGGGCGACGACAAGTGCTTTTATTTTCGAGGCAAGGACGGCAAACTGAACCTGCGAGCCCAGAATCTGGTGCTGTTTATGCAGCTAGCCGAAGGTGTGGACGACGAAACCTGGCTCTATCACTTACAGCAGGGTGACTATTCCAACTGGTTCCGGGTGGCGATTAAGGATGAAGGTTTGGCGGCTGAGGCGGAATACATCGAAGGGTTGTCTGATGTTTCGCCTGAAAAGAGCCGCGCCCTGATCAAGGCAGAGATTGAGCAGCGTTACACACTACCGATCTGA
- a CDS encoding 1-acyl-sn-glycerol-3-phosphate acyltransferase gives MFSDRLINKPQMHYQFGWFDWFCLWYPPGWLILFNRHWQHYHADPDGWNMVEYLLFLLPGGFYLALLLRWLRLGCRAPRETPQSIDPHYQFAFQQEILTPIVHRHFRAELHHLENLPETGRLIIAMNHAGMCFPWDLVSLGVLLTEARGWFPQPLAHEIFFDHPWLRWWLPVGWSEALGSVRAEPESFEAALQSQAENAVVLYAPEGWRGLAKGWRNRYQLATFDPSFVQLSDRYQIPILPVVCMGSENLHPWTVNIKRMARWLGLPMFPLSLLVVVFILFPSMGVWANRTHLRYFIQPLETPFRDRDWQPNRTTAYRKAQALRSHLQTLIDQLRSVVCNAAQSLP, from the coding sequence ATGTTCAGCGATCGCCTGATTAACAAACCCCAAATGCACTATCAGTTTGGGTGGTTTGACTGGTTTTGTTTGTGGTATCCACCGGGATGGTTAATCTTGTTTAACCGTCACTGGCAACACTATCATGCAGACCCTGATGGTTGGAACATGGTGGAATACCTGCTGTTTTTGCTACCAGGAGGATTTTATTTAGCTCTGTTGTTGCGCTGGTTGCGGCTTGGGTGCCGTGCTCCGCGTGAGACACCACAATCGATCGATCCCCACTATCAATTTGCCTTTCAGCAAGAAATTCTTACCCCCATTGTGCATCGCCATTTTCGAGCCGAGTTGCATCACCTGGAAAACTTACCCGAAACAGGTCGGCTCATCATCGCGATGAACCATGCTGGTATGTGCTTTCCCTGGGATTTGGTGAGCCTGGGAGTGCTGTTAACTGAAGCACGAGGCTGGTTTCCACAGCCACTTGCACACGAGATCTTTTTTGATCATCCCTGGCTGCGCTGGTGGTTACCCGTAGGCTGGTCGGAGGCATTAGGCAGCGTGAGAGCAGAGCCGGAGAGTTTTGAAGCTGCTCTGCAATCACAGGCTGAGAATGCAGTTGTGTTATACGCCCCAGAAGGTTGGCGAGGTCTAGCAAAAGGATGGCGCAATCGGTATCAACTGGCGACGTTTGATCCGAGTTTTGTGCAGTTGAGCGATCGCTACCAGATTCCTATCCTGCCAGTCGTTTGCATGGGCAGTGAAAACCTGCACCCCTGGACTGTGAATATCAAACGCATGGCTCGATGGTTGGGGTTGCCAATGTTCCCATTGTCGCTGTTGGTGGTGGTGTTTATCCTCTTTCCCTCTATGGGAGTGTGGGCAAACCGCACCCATCTGCGTTATTTTATCCAACCCTTAGAAACGCCATTCCGCGATCGCGACTGGCAACCCAATCGCACAACCGCCTATCGTAAAGCTCAGGCATTGCGATCGCACCTACAAACGCTGATCGATCAACTCAGATCGGTAGTGTGTAACGCTGCTCAATCTCTGCCTTGA